One part of the Schistocerca piceifrons isolate TAMUIC-IGC-003096 chromosome 2, iqSchPice1.1, whole genome shotgun sequence genome encodes these proteins:
- the LOC124777673 gene encoding uncharacterized protein LOC124777673, which yields MSFTQEECSKMIFFVQLVEKNPCLWNHTMKSYSRADVTSLAWKNIATEMKETEQICRDRWKNIRTAFGRSLKPLKSGSGRLKKPYYLAPHLSFLHPYMKGAPSSGNVSPLEENEDNMAASNATLTTTDHQEMESCEISEEMCDLVDCDVVLQSTPPKRKAEASNSDAHKVYADWLEVKQFNEMKRNWASSAGDADWMFFQSILPDFKKLNDRCRRDLKAKFLLLLNEQLDEAENDTS from the exons ATGTCGTTCACACAGGAAGAGTGTTCGAAGATGATCTTTTTCGTGCAGCTTGTTGAAAAAAATCCTTGTCTGTGGAATCACACAATGAAATCTTATTCAAGGGCAGATGTGACCAGTTTGGCTTGGAAAAATATAGCGACTGAAATGAAGGAAACTG AACAGATTTGTCGTGACCGATGGAAAAACATCCGCACTGCTTTTGGAAGGTCATTGAAACCTTTGAAATCAGGATCGGGAAGGCTAAAGAAACCATATTATTTGGCCCCCCATCTCTCATTTCTTCACCCATACATGAAAGGGGCTCCTTCTTCTGGGAATGTATCTCCACTTGAGGAAAATGAAGACAAcatggcagcttcaaatgcaacgCTGACCACCACAGACCATCAGGAAATGGAAAGTTGTGAAATTTCGGAAGAAATGTGTGATTTGGTTgattgtgatgtggtgctacaatcAACTCCTCCTAAAAGAAAAGCCGAAGCCAGCAACAGCGATGCCCATAAAGTATATGCTGACTGGCTGGAAgttaaacaatttaatgaaatgaagagaaactgGGCGTCATCAGCTGGTGATGCTGACTGGATGTTTTTTCAATCCATCCTCCCTGATTTCAAGAAACTTAATGACAGGTGTAGGAGAGACCTGAAAGCAAAATTCCTGTTGCTTTTGAATGAGCAGCTGGATGAAGCTGAGAATGATACATCGTGA